From the genome of Deferribacterota bacterium, one region includes:
- a CDS encoding endonuclease/exonuclease/phosphatase family protein, whose product MKNILALTIFFLLFFCMVSSAEEIKTIRCATFNASMYRDLKGRLLEDLKNGNDKQIENVAEIIQRVNPDILLINEFDYYENNVAIDAFKRNYLEVSHNGSKAIHFNYIYHAQSNTGVDTGYDLNKNGILHEADDCFGFGQFEGQYAFALFSKYPIDHNNMRTFRKFLWKDMPNALIPYDYYTKEEVNILRLSSKNHVDVPIRIDEGIVFHILASHPTPPTFDGPEDRNGKRNYDEIRFFADYIDPNNNHYIYDDNGKKGGLTKDVFFIIMGDLNADPFDGDSIKGAVNQLLDKPMINQCVSYGSCTPSSLGGIEYSKSEYGSTAHKGNPAYDTASFAGGLRVDYVLPSANLTTIASGIFWPTQDDPLYRLVEYTDNGPASSDHHLVWIDIVMP is encoded by the coding sequence ATGAAAAATATACTTGCATTAACTATTTTTTTTCTATTATTTTTTTGTATGGTTTCCTCTGCAGAAGAAATTAAAACTATTAGATGCGCTACATTTAATGCTTCAATGTATAGAGATTTAAAAGGTAGATTATTAGAAGATCTAAAAAATGGAAATGATAAGCAAATAGAAAATGTTGCTGAAATAATACAAAGGGTAAATCCAGATATACTTCTTATAAATGAATTTGACTATTATGAAAATAATGTTGCAATTGATGCCTTTAAAAGAAATTATTTAGAAGTTTCACATAATGGTAGCAAAGCTATACACTTTAATTACATCTATCATGCACAATCAAATACAGGCGTTGATACAGGATATGATTTAAACAAAAATGGAATACTACACGAGGCTGACGATTGTTTTGGTTTTGGCCAGTTTGAGGGTCAATATGCATTTGCCCTATTCTCAAAATACCCAATTGATCACAATAATATGAGAACTTTTAGAAAATTTCTTTGGAAAGATATGCCCAATGCTTTAATACCCTATGATTATTACACAAAAGAAGAGGTTAATATTCTACGACTATCTTCTAAAAACCACGTTGATGTGCCAATTAGGATAGATGAGGGTATAGTCTTCCACATACTTGCAAGTCATCCTACTCCACCAACATTTGATGGGCCTGAGGATAGGAATGGAAAAAGAAATTATGATGAAATTAGGTTTTTTGCAGATTATATTGATCCAAACAATAACCATTATATCTATGATGATAATGGTAAAAAAGGTGGACTAACAAAGGATGTATTTTTTATTATCATGGGAGATCTCAATGCTGACCCTTTTGATGGGGATAGTATTAAAGGAGCAGTAAACCAATTGCTTGATAAACCCATGATTAACCAGTGTGTATCATATGGCTCTTGCACACCCTCAAGTTTGGGAGGAATAGAATATTCAAAAAGTGAATATGGTAGTACAGCTCATAAAGGGAATCCTGCCTATGATACTGCAAGTTTTGCGGGGGGCTTAAGGGTTGACTATGTATTACCATCAGCTAACTTAACAACAATAGCCTCTGGCATATTTTGGCCTACGCAAGATGATCCATTATATAGATTAGTTGAATATACTGACAATGGTCCTGCAAGTTCTGACCATCATTTAGTATGGATAGATATTGTTATGCCTTAA
- a CDS encoding MFS transporter: MQQWRKNLYVLVIGQFFTRLGQTFIVPYIPIFINEDLKVDDPKAVAFWAGLIAGSLFLGQFIVSPIWGYLADKIGRKIMILRASFVISFFMFITAFISNVYEFFIIRFIMGCFSGFNAAAITFIAYEMPKEKLGYSMGLIQTGQMSGLLIGPAIGGFLAHFLGYRFSFILASIISFFNFLMLLFGLTEKNRTNIGGKADILEKFSLHKIYNGLSIIKQSRMLLIIFFIILITQLSIKSIEPELALFVKSLYVGNYLEIMVSLTFIAVAVTNVFFAPILGKLSDIKGAQNTLFLCLFFTSLIFILHCIVTNIEALILLRLLLGLGLAGILPSANTLISKFTINSNKGSLYGISASINALGNFAGPLLGGIILSIFNIELGFIIIFILVASLFLLSALFLKLNLLNHS; this comes from the coding sequence ATGCAGCAGTGGAGAAAAAACTTATACGTTTTAGTTATTGGACAATTCTTTACAAGGCTTGGCCAAACATTTATCGTTCCATATATACCTATTTTTATAAATGAAGATTTAAAAGTAGATGACCCTAAAGCTGTCGCCTTCTGGGCTGGGTTAATAGCAGGATCTTTGTTTTTAGGACAATTTATAGTATCTCCCATATGGGGATATTTAGCAGATAAAATAGGGCGAAAGATAATGATTTTAAGAGCATCCTTTGTTATCTCCTTTTTTATGTTTATAACAGCCTTTATTAGTAATGTATATGAGTTCTTTATTATTAGATTTATAATGGGTTGTTTTAGTGGTTTTAATGCGGCTGCTATCACCTTTATAGCATATGAAATGCCAAAGGAAAAATTAGGATATTCAATGGGATTGATACAAACTGGGCAGATGTCAGGTTTATTAATAGGCCCTGCAATAGGTGGTTTTTTAGCACATTTCTTGGGTTATCGTTTTAGTTTTATACTAGCATCAATAATAAGTTTTTTTAATTTTCTAATGCTTCTTTTTGGTCTAACTGAAAAAAATAGAACGAATATAGGTGGAAAAGCTGATATTCTAGAAAAATTTTCCCTACATAAAATTTATAATGGCCTAAGTATTATTAAGCAAAGCAGAATGCTTTTAATTATATTTTTTATAATACTAATCACCCAACTATCTATAAAAAGTATAGAACCAGAATTAGCACTTTTTGTAAAATCTTTATATGTCGGTAACTATTTAGAAATAATGGTTTCATTAACTTTTATTGCAGTGGCAGTAACAAACGTGTTTTTTGCTCCCATTCTTGGTAAGTTAAGCGATATAAAAGGTGCGCAAAACACACTGTTTTTATGTCTTTTTTTTACATCTCTTATTTTTATATTACACTGTATAGTAACTAATATTGAGGCACTAATTTTATTAAGACTTCTCCTTGGCTTGGGCTTGGCTGGCATCCTGCCATCAGCTAATACGCTAATAAGTAAATTCACTATTAACTCAAATAAAGGGTCACTATATGGTATTAGTGCTAGCATAAATGCTCTTGGTAATTTTGCTGGACCTCTTCTAGGCGGTATAATTCTTAGTATTTTCAACATAGAACTAGGATTTATTATTATTTTTATCCTAGTAGCTTCACTATTTCTACTATCTGCCCTATTTCTTAAACTAAACCTATTAAACCATAGTTAA